Below is a window of Verrucomicrobiota bacterium DNA.
GCTCGGCGCCATCGGTCTTTCGCTCGCTGACGCCGCGGCGCTTCAGGCCGCGGCCGCGGCCGACAAGTCCAAGGACACGCGCTCGTGCATCATGATCTTCA
It encodes the following:
- a CDS encoding DUF1501 domain-containing protein; translation: MLKVTGNGSTITCDGVTRRDFLQVGTLGAIGLSLADAAALQAAAAADKSKDTRSCIMIF